One Cohnella candidum genomic region harbors:
- a CDS encoding DUF4832 domain-containing protein, which produces MKKRRVLPLLCAAALSALTWGGTGKVNQAQAAVGPITVQLTESQEAFKNPIMGFRPSRYINDAAFPDREYSDIYKHYIRYTDLETDATDSVQKIKDWSNSAWAGIENKNVKVVPRVVIVYPGTGEFWPNGVPHGDPVNQWLTDTLKSRLVSFIGKLGQAWDNDPRVAFIELGLYGNWGENHIYPNKFADGTDRIPLSFQTALGDAYTAAFHNKKVLVRYPETFTAYNFGIQWDSFALPDDAAGGNGEISRDTWRTQINSGEVAYDWGDQSQLGGSPDGTLGSSSNTNYVIDWIMNTHTSSLGWISDYTASNPSVEAGATAMQKVLGYRFVINQATFSGNVSPGGTMNVSFQVVNKGSSPFYYNWPVEASLLKSDGTVAWKGLFQTDIRNWLPGTGWNSSTRSYAQAPAVNTVNGAFTIPSGLPNGTYTLALSVLDPAGWKPSVRFANTNYYAGGRTPIGKVGIGMDPSDQNLGSFASLKSDNTLSYSLQSGAYDGSTGGSGGGGGGGTAVSYEAESAANTLAGGAATASCGTCSGGSKVGYVGNNGGTLQFNGINATNAGTYTLTVSYLNGDAARSAQMSVNGGAATSLSFPSTGGWSTAGTLQTSVQLSAGNNTIKFSNATGWAPDFDKITLDVGGGSGGDAQAPSVPSNVAVTATTASSITLDWSASTDNVGVTGYEVYRGGTYVGTSTTTAFTDTGLSSGTSYSYTVKAKDAAGNVSAASSAVTGTTNAGGGGTALVLDNFDNSPAWPGTNDLGKWTGANGFVNNAGVIENGALKLQYNNAGWFGSDVTQSIAGYSKLIVRIKGAAGGEESQFHLILGGVEKTLGAFSGNTVTTSYKDISIDLAANGVDKASPGQLQMSFWYGSAGTVWIDEIRFE; this is translated from the coding sequence ATGAAAAAAAGAAGGGTTTTGCCGCTTCTTTGCGCGGCGGCGCTGTCCGCGCTCACATGGGGAGGGACAGGTAAAGTGAATCAGGCGCAGGCGGCGGTCGGTCCGATCACGGTCCAATTGACAGAATCGCAGGAGGCATTCAAGAATCCGATCATGGGTTTCCGTCCGTCCAGGTACATCAACGACGCCGCTTTCCCCGATCGGGAGTACTCGGACATCTATAAGCACTATATTCGATACACGGATCTCGAAACGGACGCGACGGATTCCGTGCAAAAGATCAAAGATTGGAGCAACTCGGCCTGGGCGGGCATCGAGAATAAAAACGTCAAGGTCGTTCCGCGCGTCGTCATCGTCTATCCGGGTACCGGGGAGTTTTGGCCGAACGGGGTTCCCCACGGCGATCCGGTGAACCAATGGCTGACGGATACGTTGAAGTCCCGCCTCGTCTCGTTCATCGGCAAGCTCGGCCAAGCTTGGGACAACGACCCCCGCGTCGCTTTTATCGAACTCGGCTTATACGGTAACTGGGGAGAAAACCATATCTATCCGAACAAATTCGCGGACGGCACGGATCGGATTCCTCTCAGCTTCCAGACGGCGTTAGGCGACGCGTATACCGCCGCCTTCCATAACAAAAAGGTGCTCGTCCGTTATCCGGAAACGTTCACCGCGTATAACTTCGGCATCCAGTGGGATTCTTTCGCGCTCCCGGACGACGCGGCGGGTGGAAACGGGGAGATTTCGCGGGACACGTGGCGGACGCAGATCAACAGCGGCGAAGTGGCGTACGATTGGGGCGATCAATCTCAGCTGGGCGGCAGCCCGGACGGCACGCTAGGGAGCTCCTCCAACACGAACTACGTCATCGATTGGATCATGAACACCCATACGTCCAGTTTAGGATGGATTTCGGATTATACGGCGAGCAACCCTTCCGTCGAAGCGGGAGCGACCGCGATGCAGAAGGTGCTGGGTTACCGGTTCGTGATCAATCAGGCGACGTTCTCCGGCAACGTGTCGCCCGGAGGAACGATGAACGTTTCGTTCCAGGTCGTAAACAAAGGCTCCTCGCCTTTCTACTATAATTGGCCGGTCGAGGCGAGTTTGCTGAAGAGCGACGGAACCGTCGCGTGGAAAGGATTGTTCCAAACGGACATCCGAAACTGGCTGCCCGGCACGGGATGGAACAGTTCGACTCGGTCGTATGCTCAAGCTCCGGCCGTCAACACGGTGAACGGCGCGTTCACGATCCCTTCGGGTTTGCCGAACGGAACTTACACGCTGGCACTGTCCGTTTTGGATCCGGCAGGCTGGAAGCCGAGCGTCCGCTTCGCCAACACGAACTATTACGCCGGCGGACGCACGCCGATCGGCAAGGTCGGAATCGGCATGGACCCGTCCGATCAGAATTTGGGATCGTTCGCCAGCCTGAAATCGGACAACACGCTCAGCTACAGCCTGCAAAGCGGCGCTTACGACGGATCGACGGGCGGCAGCGGAGGCGGTGGCGGCGGAGGCACCGCCGTATCCTACGAGGCCGAAAGCGCGGCGAATACGCTTGCGGGCGGAGCGGCAACGGCGTCATGCGGTACGTGCTCCGGCGGTTCGAAAGTCGGATACGTCGGCAATAACGGCGGCACGCTTCAGTTTAACGGCATTAACGCGACAAACGCGGGAACTTATACGCTCACTGTCTCTTATCTCAATGGAGACGCGGCGAGGTCAGCCCAAATGAGCGTCAACGGGGGCGCGGCAACAAGCTTGAGCTTCCCGAGCACGGGCGGCTGGAGCACGGCGGGCACGCTGCAAACTTCCGTACAGCTCAGCGCGGGAAATAATACGATCAAATTTTCCAACGCAACCGGATGGGCTCCGGACTTTGACAAAATCACGCTCGATGTCGGCGGAGGAAGCGGCGGGGATGCGCAGGCGCCTTCCGTTCCCTCGAATGTCGCGGTTACGGCGACGACGGCTAGCAGCATCACGCTGGATTGGAGCGCTTCTACCGACAATGTCGGCGTGACGGGTTATGAGGTCTATCGAGGCGGGACCTACGTCGGAACCAGCACGACGACGGCGTTTACGGATACGGGTCTCTCTTCAGGCACGTCGTACAGCTACACCGTCAAAGCCAAGGATGCGGCCGGCAACGTATCCGCGGCAAGCAGCGCGGTAACGGGAACGACGAACGCGGGAGGAGGCGGCACGGCTCTTGTGCTGGATAATTTCGATAACTCTCCGGCGTGGCCCGGCACCAACGACTTGGGCAAATGGACCGGCGCGAACGGTTTCGTCAACAATGCCGGAGTCATCGAGAACGGAGCGCTCAAACTTCAGTATAACAACGCCGGTTGGTTCGGCAGCGACGTGACGCAGAGCATCGCGGGATACAGCAAGCTGATCGTGCGGATCAAAGGCGCGGCCGGCGGAGAGGAAAGCCAGTTCCATCTGATCCTGGGCGGCGTGGAGAAAACGCTCGGCGCGTTCAGCGGGAACACGGTGACGACCTCGTACAAGGATATCTCCATTGATTTGGCCGCCAACGGCGTGGATAAAGCTTCGCCGGGGCAACTGCAAATGTCTTTCTGGTATGGCAGCGCGGGCACGGTTTGGATCGACGAGATCCGTTTCGAATAA
- a CDS encoding LacI family DNA-binding transcriptional regulator, protein MKLKEIAAKANVSISTVSRIINNQGNFSEDTRRKVMDIAKEYLKPGATPSKIAGHSYTIAVFVPEVHDFVDNDPASSTDLSHLKEEFESNGHQFLLATHARGAQTGGPSYRLLADNKIDAAIVFDPFVDDKLVHELVARGIPYLVTNGRRYDRSQNYIDYDNRRGAYEVIQYLHRLGHRKIGLIAGPEDHLVSLNRLDGCKDAFRDLGLAWNDRIVLAGAFDPSHGYQAAKQLIGLDRGITALFAFNDILAFGAMKALAELKLKIPKDISLVGFDDLKLSEYMMPPLTTVRRFRYDISGLIVKMLTELITNKTISEVHISLKTELMERESCGEAHAKS, encoded by the coding sequence TTGAAGTTGAAAGAAATCGCCGCCAAGGCCAACGTTTCGATCAGCACCGTATCCCGAATCATCAATAACCAGGGCAATTTCAGCGAGGATACGCGCCGCAAGGTGATGGACATCGCCAAAGAATATTTGAAGCCGGGCGCCACGCCGTCCAAGATCGCCGGTCATTCGTACACGATCGCCGTGTTCGTGCCGGAGGTCCACGATTTCGTCGATAACGACCCCGCCTCCTCGACGGATCTCAGTCATTTGAAAGAAGAATTCGAATCGAACGGACACCAGTTCCTGCTCGCGACGCACGCACGCGGCGCGCAGACCGGAGGACCGTCTTACCGTTTGCTGGCGGATAACAAAATCGACGCCGCGATCGTGTTCGATCCGTTCGTGGACGACAAGCTCGTCCACGAGCTCGTGGCGCGAGGCATCCCTTATTTGGTGACGAACGGCAGAAGGTACGATCGCAGCCAGAACTATATCGATTACGATAATCGCAGAGGCGCTTACGAGGTCATCCAGTATTTGCATCGCCTCGGTCACCGGAAGATCGGATTAATCGCGGGCCCGGAAGACCATCTCGTCAGCTTGAACCGGTTGGACGGGTGCAAAGACGCTTTTCGGGACTTGGGCCTGGCTTGGAACGATCGCATCGTGCTTGCGGGAGCTTTCGATCCTTCCCATGGTTATCAAGCGGCCAAGCAGTTGATCGGACTGGACCGCGGCATTACCGCGCTGTTCGCGTTTAACGACATCCTGGCATTCGGTGCCATGAAGGCGCTGGCGGAGCTGAAGCTGAAAATTCCGAAAGATATATCCTTAGTCGGTTTCGACGACTTGAAGCTGTCCGAATACATGATGCCGCCGCTGACGACCGTCCGGAGATTCCGCTACGACATCAGCGGGCTGATCGTGAAGATGCTGACCGAACTGATTACGAACAAGACGATCTCCGAAGTCCATATCAGCCTGAAAACGGAATTGATGGAGCGCGAATCCTGCGGTGAAGCGCACGCCAAATCCTAA